One genomic window of Staphylococcus hsinchuensis includes the following:
- a CDS encoding acylphosphatase, which yields MQCKHIKVFGTVQGVGFRYYTAKIAKRYQIVGTVQNVDNYVEIYAQGEEEDLNAFIDAVVNGASPVSKVKDYTIDVLDTTNSWTKFKSI from the coding sequence ATGCAATGTAAGCATATTAAAGTATTTGGTACTGTACAAGGTGTCGGTTTTAGATATTATACTGCTAAGATTGCAAAGCGATATCAAATTGTAGGTACAGTACAAAACGTAGATAATTACGTTGAAATATATGCTCAAGGTGAAGAGGAAGACTTAAATGCATTTATAGATGCAGTTGTAAATGGAGCTTCACCCGTTTCTAAAGTTAAGGATTATACGATAGATGTATTGGATACGACAAATTCATGGACAAAATTTAAATCGATATAA
- a CDS encoding 5-bromo-4-chloroindolyl phosphate hydrolysis family protein — MRYNISRLLGVIIGFPIAIIAWIVSVFVLEIQMVFDALISALTFLFVYFPTQRLTSRKYLKEIGLSRRDYLFVKNQLKQVQEKNKRILKSFVNIRSLKDFKQINDIYRISRAIFLSVKQQPAIFFNVESFFYSHIDNALILIESYTRLAKSPKKSQEEKQKLEQTRITLEEVRRTMVADLKRVNESDFNKLDVEIEVNKMEQKRHK; from the coding sequence TTGAGATATAATATTTCTCGACTTTTGGGAGTAATCATTGGATTTCCTATTGCAATAATTGCTTGGATTGTTAGTGTGTTTGTACTTGAAATTCAAATGGTTTTTGATGCTTTAATTTCAGCATTAACTTTTTTATTCGTCTATTTCCCTACCCAACGCTTAACTTCAAGAAAGTATTTAAAAGAAATTGGATTATCTAGAAGAGATTACCTATTTGTTAAAAATCAATTAAAGCAAGTTCAAGAAAAGAATAAGCGCATTTTAAAATCATTTGTCAATATAAGATCGTTAAAAGACTTTAAACAAATTAATGATATATACCGAATTTCACGTGCAATTTTCTTATCAGTGAAACAACAACCGGCTATATTTTTCAATGTGGAAAGCTTTTTCTATTCACATATTGATAATGCTTTAATCTTAATAGAATCATATACGAGATTAGCTAAATCCCCAAAAAAATCACAAGAAGAAAAGCAGAAGCTCGAACAAACACGTATTACTTTAGAAGAAGTTAGAAGAACGATGGTAGCCGATTTAAAAAGAGTAAATGAAAGCGACTTTAATAAATTAGACGTTGAAATTGAAGTAAATAAAATGGAACAAAAACGACACAAATAA